One window from the genome of Oceaniferula flava encodes:
- a CDS encoding restriction endonuclease subunit S has product MSDLPKGWIAPTIEEIGIAKTKSVNPALTPAKHFELWSVPSFPTNEPEIITGGEIKSNKASVQPNDVLLCKINPRINRVWVVRPTKKELPQIASSEWIVVRNEQIDSHYLRYAFIEDSFRIKLCSNVSGVGGSLTRARPQDVRRYRINIAPPEEQKRIVKKLDTCQGHIDRSKSALDAIPQLLEDYRASLLAKAFNGELTADWRAQQKAQGIKHESAEELLQRLRQERRKQWEKSELAKYQAKGKTPPKKWKNRFKESISPDFKKSPNKLPTNWLWTSVSDQTLCLDSQRIPISKNDRVTGPYPYYGANGQVDFVSKYLFDEHLTLVTEDETFYGRTAPIAYSVDHKCWVNNHAHVLRPLPPISNSYITHMLMHYDVEPWLSGTTGRAKLTQAALNCLPIPLAPIPEQKEIIRLLEMAFKRINAIKDLHAQLKSQHSKLTQSILAKAFRGELVPQTS; this is encoded by the coding sequence ATGAGTGATTTACCGAAAGGGTGGATCGCGCCCACAATAGAAGAAATCGGAATAGCTAAAACCAAATCAGTTAATCCGGCTCTCACGCCAGCCAAACACTTTGAACTTTGGAGCGTCCCTTCTTTTCCGACTAACGAGCCCGAAATCATTACGGGAGGAGAGATCAAATCTAATAAAGCGTCTGTTCAACCTAACGATGTGCTGCTCTGCAAGATCAACCCAAGAATTAATCGTGTTTGGGTAGTCCGACCAACCAAAAAAGAGCTACCACAAATAGCATCGTCAGAATGGATTGTGGTAAGGAACGAGCAAATAGATTCTCATTATTTGAGATATGCTTTCATCGAAGACTCTTTCAGAATCAAGCTATGTTCAAATGTGTCGGGAGTTGGCGGATCATTGACCCGTGCTAGACCTCAAGATGTCAGAAGATACCGAATAAATATTGCTCCACCTGAAGAACAAAAGCGCATCGTCAAAAAGCTGGATACATGTCAGGGACATATCGACCGCTCGAAATCAGCCCTCGATGCCATCCCCCAACTCTTGGAAGACTACCGCGCCAGCCTCCTCGCCAAAGCCTTCAACGGCGAACTAACCGCCGACTGGCGAGCCCAACAAAAAGCCCAAGGCATCAAACACGAATCCGCCGAAGAACTCCTCCAGCGCCTCCGTCAAGAACGCCGCAAACAATGGGAAAAATCCGAACTCGCCAAATACCAAGCCAAAGGCAAAACTCCCCCAAAGAAATGGAAAAATAGGTTTAAGGAATCCATCTCTCCAGACTTCAAAAAGTCCCCTAACAAACTCCCTACAAACTGGCTTTGGACCTCGGTGTCAGACCAAACTTTGTGCTTAGATTCACAAAGAATCCCCATTAGTAAGAATGATAGAGTCACCGGCCCTTACCCATACTACGGTGCCAATGGTCAGGTAGATTTCGTTAGCAAATATTTGTTTGATGAACACCTAACACTCGTGACAGAAGATGAAACATTTTACGGACGAACTGCGCCGATCGCGTATAGCGTCGACCATAAGTGTTGGGTAAATAACCACGCGCATGTCTTGAGACCGCTGCCTCCGATATCGAACTCATATATCACCCATATGCTTATGCATTATGATGTGGAGCCTTGGTTATCAGGAACAACTGGGCGAGCCAAGCTAACCCAAGCAGCTTTGAACTGCCTCCCAATACCTTTAGCCCCCATCCCTGAACAAAAAGAGATAATTAGACTCCTTGAAATGGCCTTCAAGCGTATCAACGCAATCAAAGACCTACATGCCCAACTTAAGTCCCAACACTCTAAATTAACTCAGTCCATTCTCGCCAAAGCCTTCCGTGGTGAGCTAGTTCCGCAAACCTCGTAA
- a CDS encoding AAA family ATPase, which yields MKILRLELTETYKGLENQIFDFRDSDSDIVSLVGLNGSGKSNFLELTAEIFCYLERDQRYDFETRQPLSFSFSVTYKIIDHRRHTQTYHIQYVRSANHLFYSHLKDGTFIPTSSSDVVLPSAIIGYSSGMNENLQRPFLKNIVQHYDILMKKQKVLKQFKTAINQADTFELRGEISIDYRERFPTVFGENRDYTDAPMGTILDYDSSPLVVASLALLPHADIQKFCKEIGYSDLKKISFRYNLRGKPYTIDELRDITSLLETVGHGQYKAIGAPLSNDEIEKIAPDVTLELQDLAYLEGDIHINLFNDSLRSSLCEIYYHDPATFFRKLHKIQLLEVKNWQAKDRNSLRRDDFIGNVRKPTRLRMPLEVSDLVFINNHGREVSYFDLSDGETQLIQILAALRVFDSRSSLFLLDEPDTHLNPHWRTEFHTHIKNVRDNNAEDSKASQLFISTHSPFILSSLDRSSVFHFKNVDGVLSVAPAEDQTFGSSFEYLSKRLFKMESLIAKTAIDKINAILQEKSHTEAREWIKDHVGPSLEKTFLLKQLEEDAPPN from the coding sequence GTGAAAATATTACGATTAGAACTCACCGAAACATATAAAGGGCTTGAAAATCAGATTTTTGACTTCCGGGATAGTGACTCAGACATTGTATCGTTAGTCGGGCTGAATGGTTCTGGAAAATCAAATTTCTTAGAGCTTACTGCTGAAATATTTTGCTATCTAGAGCGAGATCAGCGCTATGATTTTGAAACAAGGCAACCCCTAAGTTTCAGTTTTTCGGTTACATATAAAATAATAGATCATCGTCGGCATACTCAGACCTATCACATTCAGTATGTCCGCTCTGCAAACCACCTCTTCTATTCACACCTAAAGGACGGGACATTCATACCAACCTCATCGTCTGACGTGGTTCTTCCCAGTGCCATAATTGGTTACTCCTCTGGGATGAACGAAAACCTTCAACGCCCATTTCTGAAAAACATTGTACAACATTACGATATTTTAATGAAGAAACAAAAGGTTTTAAAGCAGTTTAAAACCGCTATCAACCAAGCTGATACATTTGAGTTAAGAGGCGAAATAAGTATTGATTATCGAGAGCGATTTCCCACGGTTTTTGGCGAAAACCGAGACTACACTGACGCCCCCATGGGCACCATTTTAGATTATGACAGCTCACCTCTAGTCGTAGCTTCTCTGGCGTTGTTACCGCATGCGGACATTCAGAAGTTCTGCAAAGAAATCGGTTACAGTGATCTAAAAAAAATATCATTTAGGTATAATCTACGAGGCAAGCCATACACCATTGATGAGTTGCGTGATATTACTTCACTCTTAGAAACGGTTGGGCACGGCCAATATAAAGCCATAGGCGCTCCTCTCAGCAACGATGAGATTGAAAAAATAGCCCCCGATGTAACTCTTGAACTACAGGATCTAGCCTACTTGGAAGGAGACATACACATTAATTTGTTTAATGATAGTCTGCGCTCTTCGCTATGTGAAATTTACTATCACGACCCCGCTACATTCTTCAGAAAACTGCACAAAATTCAACTGTTGGAAGTCAAAAATTGGCAAGCCAAAGATCGAAATTCACTGCGCCGCGACGATTTCATTGGCAATGTAAGAAAGCCTACTCGACTACGAATGCCACTTGAAGTTTCCGACCTAGTCTTCATCAACAACCATGGCCGTGAAGTTTCATATTTCGATTTGAGTGACGGCGAGACACAATTAATTCAAATACTAGCAGCACTAAGGGTATTCGATTCTAGGTCGTCCTTATTTCTCTTAGATGAACCGGACACACATCTAAACCCACACTGGAGGACAGAATTTCACACACACATCAAAAATGTGCGCGATAACAATGCAGAAGACTCAAAAGCAAGCCAGCTTTTCATATCCACACACTCTCCCTTCATCTTATCATCTCTCGATCGTAGCAGCGTCTTCCATTTCAAGAATGTAGATGGAGTGCTATCAGTCGCTCCAGCAGAAGATCAGACCTTCGGGTCATCCTTCGAATACCTCTCTAAACGCCTTTTTAAAATGGAGTCACTTATTGCAAAAACAGCGATCGATAAAATAAATGCAATATTACAGGAAAAGTCACATACCGAAGCTCGTGAATGGATCAAAGACCACGTTGGCCCATCACTCGAAAAAACGTTCTTATTGAAACAGCTCGAAGAAGATGCTCCTCCCAATTAA